A DNA window from Verrucomicrobiia bacterium contains the following coding sequences:
- a CDS encoding terpene cyclase/mutase family protein has protein sequence MSLRLQLLQVARLAPRLLGEGTDLVRAFLESQWTAEGGARDRAGRADLYYTIFTLAGLEALQAEIPRDRVTGYLEGHGDGEGLDFVHLGALARCWAAVGLERLPKDRAGALLERIEGFRKPDGGYEGDARLGHGTAYGAFVALGAYQDLGGTPPQPLRLIQGLRALESKDGAWSNVPGAAVGATNATAGAVTLIRHLGLPVPDRIGDWLLQRCHPQGGFVAVPGAPIPDLLSTATVLHALASMDRRLTARLHEGCLDFLDTLWSAEGGFHGHWADDHLDSEYTFYGLLALGHLSL, from the coding sequence TTGAGTCTCCGGCTTCAACTGCTTCAGGTGGCGCGGCTGGCCCCCCGACTGCTGGGCGAGGGGACGGACTTGGTGCGGGCGTTTCTGGAGAGCCAGTGGACTGCGGAAGGGGGTGCAAGGGACCGGGCGGGGCGGGCGGATCTGTATTACACCATCTTCACGCTGGCGGGATTGGAGGCGTTGCAGGCGGAGATTCCGCGGGACCGGGTGACCGGGTATCTGGAAGGGCATGGGGATGGGGAGGGGTTGGACTTCGTGCATCTGGGGGCGCTGGCGCGGTGCTGGGCGGCGGTGGGATTGGAGCGGTTGCCGAAGGATCGGGCGGGGGCGCTGTTGGAACGGATCGAAGGGTTTCGCAAGCCGGACGGCGGGTACGAGGGGGATGCGCGTCTGGGGCACGGAACGGCGTACGGAGCCTTTGTGGCGTTGGGGGCGTATCAGGATCTTGGCGGGACGCCGCCCCAGCCCCTGCGCCTGATCCAGGGACTGCGAGCGCTGGAATCGAAGGACGGCGCGTGGAGCAATGTGCCGGGTGCGGCGGTGGGGGCGACCAATGCGACGGCCGGGGCGGTCACGTTGATCCGGCACCTGGGGTTGCCGGTGCCTGACCGGATCGGGGACTGGCTGCTGCAGAGGTGTCATCCGCAGGGCGGGTTCGTGGCGGTTCCCGGGGCGCCGATTCCGGATCTGCTCTCGACGGCGACGGTGCTGCATGCGCTGGCGTCGATGGATCGGCGGCTGACGGCACGGTTGCACGAGGGCTGCCTGGACTTTCTGGACACGCTGTGGTCGGCGGAGGGTGGATTTCACGGGCACTGGGCCGACGATCATCTCGATTCGGAGTACACCTTTTACGGGCTGCTGGCCCTGGGGCATTTGAGCCTGTGA
- a CDS encoding polyprenyl synthetase family protein, with amino-acid sequence MSQTTPALLPRLVPLQTWRPPKKNIPPTPMLRQRILQGVRHYVAEFQPVPPMPVKELAVHAERVVSLLQCDPIYRDFIGVLINNEMWREQLARVPFERRLLLLPKCLRVESKCPAPFDEFGLLCKQCGLCSIQDLTIEAEKLGYAVLVAEGSAIVMSLIQTGKIEAIVGVSCLSVLERAFPYMEAAAVPGVAVPLLQDDCIDTNVDLDWVWEYIHLTDDDKTMRMDLGALREEVDFWFTPGSLEILMGPAQGETERVAREWLMRAGKRWRPFLTAATYQALRDNPGEALPGDLRSVAVAVECFHKASLIHDDIEDGDLVRYGQPTLHAEYGVAQALNVGDLLIGEGYRLLAACDAAPAARLEMVRVAAEAQRELCRGQGAELAWARSPEPLTPVQVVDIFRRKTAPAFEVALRLGALYAGHHEEVSEVLGKYSRSLGIAYQVRDDLEDLDGLEGTDVTGLRPSLVLAVARDRAQGEDREILDRHWRRSPDHDPAGVLERVRSLKADERCRHLLESYKEEAVRSLAALEHASLKGLLRRTLGKIFNDVEIKGWCKEHQQGAGGAAAPGSEPTTAAAVAATEPVRA; translated from the coding sequence ATGTCCCAGACCACGCCCGCCCTGCTGCCCCGTCTCGTCCCCTTGCAGACCTGGCGTCCGCCGAAGAAGAACATCCCGCCGACGCCGATGCTGCGGCAGCGGATCCTGCAGGGGGTGCGGCATTATGTGGCCGAGTTCCAGCCGGTGCCGCCGATGCCGGTGAAGGAGCTGGCGGTGCATGCGGAGCGGGTGGTGTCGCTGCTTCAATGCGACCCGATCTACCGGGATTTCATCGGGGTGCTGATCAACAACGAGATGTGGCGGGAGCAACTGGCGCGGGTGCCGTTCGAGCGGCGGCTCCTGCTGTTGCCGAAGTGCCTGCGGGTCGAGAGCAAGTGTCCGGCGCCGTTCGATGAGTTCGGTCTGTTGTGCAAGCAGTGCGGGTTGTGTTCGATCCAGGATCTGACGATCGAGGCGGAGAAGCTGGGTTACGCGGTGCTGGTGGCGGAGGGGTCGGCGATCGTGATGAGCCTGATCCAGACGGGGAAGATCGAGGCGATCGTCGGGGTGAGCTGCCTGAGCGTGCTGGAGCGGGCGTTCCCGTACATGGAGGCGGCGGCGGTTCCCGGAGTGGCGGTGCCGTTGCTGCAGGACGACTGCATCGACACGAACGTCGATCTCGACTGGGTGTGGGAGTACATCCATCTGACCGACGACGACAAGACGATGCGGATGGACCTAGGGGCGTTGCGGGAGGAGGTGGACTTCTGGTTCACGCCGGGATCGCTGGAGATTCTGATGGGGCCGGCCCAGGGCGAGACGGAGCGGGTGGCCCGCGAGTGGCTGATGCGGGCGGGCAAGCGGTGGCGTCCGTTCCTGACGGCGGCGACGTACCAGGCGTTGCGGGACAATCCGGGCGAGGCGTTACCGGGCGACCTGCGCAGCGTGGCGGTGGCGGTCGAGTGCTTTCACAAGGCCTCGCTGATCCACGACGACATCGAGGACGGCGATCTGGTGCGGTACGGACAGCCGACGCTGCATGCGGAGTACGGGGTGGCGCAGGCGTTGAACGTGGGGGATCTGCTGATCGGCGAGGGGTATCGTCTGCTGGCGGCGTGTGATGCGGCGCCGGCGGCCCGGTTGGAGATGGTCCGGGTGGCGGCGGAGGCGCAGCGCGAGTTGTGCCGGGGGCAGGGGGCGGAACTGGCGTGGGCGCGGTCTCCGGAGCCACTGACCCCGGTGCAGGTGGTGGACATTTTCCGTCGGAAGACGGCGCCGGCCTTCGAAGTGGCGTTGCGGCTTGGGGCGTTGTACGCGGGGCATCACGAGGAGGTGTCGGAAGTGCTGGGCAAGTACAGCCGCTCGCTCGGCATCGCCTACCAGGTGCGGGACGACCTCGAGGATCTCGATGGCCTGGAAGGGACGGATGTGACGGGGTTGCGTCCGAGCCTGGTGCTGGCGGTGGCGCGGGACCGGGCGCAGGGGGAGGACCGCGAGATTCTGGACCGGCACTGGCGGCGGTCGCCGGACCACGATCCGGCGGGGGTGTTGGAACGGGTGCGGTCATTGAAGGCCGATGAGCGGTGCCGTCATCTGCTCGAGAGCTACAAGGAGGAGGCGGTGCGGTCGCTGGCCGCGCTGGAGCATGCGAGTCTGAAGGGGCTGCTGCGGCGGACGCTCGGGAAGATCTTCAACGACGTTGAGATCAAGGGGTGGTGCAAGGAGCATCAGCAGGGCGCCGGCGGGGCGGCGGCGCCGGGGTCGGAGCCGACGACAGCGGCGGCGGTGGCGGCGACGGAACCGGTCCGCGCTTGA
- a CDS encoding radical SAM protein: MLPALVYRTVRSASPWCLWKFAWNFGLKGMLSVERFKRRLRRGEYFPPFLYLSIINSCNLRCQGCWVDVEAPRTALDLETLNRTIREAKAHGNAFFGILGGEPFLHPELLDLLAAHPDCYFQLFTNGQLITEKTARRLRALGNATPLVSIEGNETVSDERRGKADVFRRTLRGLEHCVEAGLLTGVATSVCQSNIDDLLSEAWLRDLVRRGVHYVWYHTYRPVGPVMNPQLALRPEQLVEVRKFVVAMRSRVPIAIVDAYYDDRGQALCPMVTGISHHVSPRGDIEPCPILQFAVEDVRDGRGLYATFRDSAFLRDFREVSGEHTRGCVVLERPDLVKELVRRHGARDTTLRGTAMAELEAMEPRFSQWLPGEEVPEGHWMYRLAKRYWFSDFNAYRNVRHDAADKARALRDRLNGPPGSRKEPEGAPLVS, encoded by the coding sequence ATGCTGCCTGCGCTGGTTTATCGCACGGTCCGGAGCGCCTCCCCCTGGTGCCTGTGGAAGTTCGCGTGGAACTTCGGGTTGAAGGGGATGCTGTCGGTCGAACGGTTCAAGCGGCGGTTGCGGCGGGGGGAGTACTTCCCGCCGTTCCTGTATCTGTCGATCATCAACTCCTGCAATCTGCGGTGCCAGGGGTGCTGGGTGGATGTTGAAGCGCCGCGGACCGCCCTGGATCTGGAGACGCTGAACCGGACGATCCGGGAGGCGAAGGCGCACGGGAATGCGTTCTTCGGGATCCTGGGGGGCGAGCCGTTTCTGCACCCGGAACTGCTGGATCTGCTGGCGGCGCATCCCGACTGCTATTTCCAGTTGTTTACGAACGGGCAGTTGATCACCGAGAAGACGGCGCGGCGTCTGCGGGCGCTGGGGAACGCGACGCCGCTGGTGTCGATCGAGGGCAACGAGACGGTGAGCGACGAGCGGCGGGGCAAGGCGGACGTGTTCCGCCGGACGCTGCGGGGACTGGAACATTGCGTCGAGGCGGGGCTGCTGACCGGGGTGGCCACCAGCGTGTGCCAGTCGAACATCGACGATCTGCTGTCGGAGGCATGGTTGAGGGATCTGGTCCGGCGGGGGGTGCATTACGTGTGGTACCACACCTACCGGCCGGTGGGGCCGGTGATGAACCCGCAACTGGCGCTGCGACCCGAGCAGTTGGTGGAGGTGCGGAAGTTCGTGGTGGCGATGCGGTCGCGGGTTCCGATTGCCATTGTGGATGCGTACTACGACGACCGGGGGCAGGCGTTGTGCCCGATGGTGACCGGCATCAGCCATCATGTCAGTCCGCGGGGCGACATCGAGCCGTGTCCGATCCTTCAATTTGCGGTGGAGGATGTGCGGGATGGGCGGGGGTTGTACGCGACGTTTCGCGATTCGGCGTTTCTGCGGGATTTCCGGGAGGTCAGCGGGGAGCACACGCGCGGCTGCGTGGTGCTGGAACGTCCGGACCTGGTGAAGGAGCTGGTGCGCCGGCACGGGGCGCGGGACACCACGTTGCGGGGGACGGCGATGGCCGAGCTGGAGGCGATGGAGCCGCGGTTCAGCCAGTGGCTGCCGGGGGAGGAGGTGCCGGAGGGGCACTGGATGTACCGGCTGGCGAAGCGGTACTGGTTTTCTGATTTCAATGCGTACCGGAATGTCCGGCATGACGCCGCCGACAAGGCGCGCGCCCTGCGGGACCGATTGAACGGGCCGCCGGGTTCCCGAAAGGAACCGGAAGGGGCCCCGCTCGTCTCCTGA
- a CDS encoding ferredoxin family protein: MALHDATMRVVLHEGEGASPVGADERHAAVRALLEGGFAVRSNRTGGVTFGTGPELVAGRWAEAVEGSGDGGERRGWPAGADGPVALVAEAEAVRARYQAPAPGAWLPWFPVIDYDRCTNCMQCLSFCLFGVYGVDGGGRIQAQQQDNCKTHCPACSRVCPEAAIMFPKYKGGPINGDAVSDADLQREKMKVDISALLGGDVYSLLRDRSERARSRFSKERDSDKALAERTKCLTKLGELVADLPPEVLSSLPSPEQIAQRAEEARRRVEEAKARAAGGGGGMTGTT; encoded by the coding sequence ATGGCGTTACACGATGCGACGATGCGGGTGGTGCTTCACGAAGGGGAGGGTGCCTCGCCGGTGGGTGCGGACGAGCGGCATGCGGCGGTGCGGGCCCTGCTGGAAGGGGGGTTCGCGGTGCGGTCGAACCGGACGGGGGGGGTGACGTTCGGGACGGGTCCCGAGTTGGTGGCCGGGCGATGGGCGGAGGCGGTTGAGGGGAGCGGGGACGGAGGGGAACGGCGGGGCTGGCCGGCGGGGGCGGACGGGCCGGTGGCATTGGTGGCGGAGGCGGAGGCGGTGCGGGCGCGGTATCAGGCGCCGGCGCCGGGGGCGTGGCTGCCATGGTTTCCGGTGATTGATTACGATCGCTGCACGAACTGCATGCAGTGTCTGTCGTTTTGTCTGTTCGGGGTGTACGGCGTGGACGGCGGGGGGCGGATCCAGGCGCAGCAACAGGACAACTGCAAGACCCATTGCCCGGCGTGTTCGCGGGTGTGCCCGGAAGCGGCGATCATGTTCCCGAAGTACAAGGGGGGTCCGATCAACGGCGATGCGGTGAGCGACGCGGACTTGCAGCGGGAGAAGATGAAGGTGGACATCTCGGCGCTGCTGGGAGGGGACGTGTATTCGCTGTTGCGGGACCGGAGCGAGCGGGCGCGGAGCCGGTTCAGCAAGGAGCGGGATTCGGACAAGGCATTGGCGGAACGGACCAAGTGCCTGACCAAGCTGGGGGAACTGGTGGCGGATCTGCCGCCGGAGGTGTTGTCGAGTCTGCCGAGTCCCGAACAGATTGCGCAGCGGGCCGAGGAGGCGCGGCGGCGGGTCGAGGAGGCGAAGGCCCGGGCGGCCGGCGGCGGCGGGGGGATGACCGGCACGACCTGA
- a CDS encoding PT domain-containing protein, which yields MSSEGAPRILYCRCRYAQVVPAAVKDEVLRRLCESGAEFEAVPDLCEWSARRDPGLARLAGGGPLKIAACYPRAVKWLFANAGAPLDAAATEVLNMRTQPAEEVVAGLESGELKPNLPAGRPTAGPDGQPTGQPTGQPTESSTE from the coding sequence ATGAGTTCCGAAGGCGCGCCACGCATTTTGTATTGCCGGTGCCGGTATGCCCAGGTGGTGCCGGCGGCGGTGAAGGACGAGGTCTTGAGGAGATTGTGCGAGTCGGGGGCGGAATTCGAGGCGGTGCCGGACCTTTGCGAGTGGTCGGCGCGGCGGGATCCCGGGCTGGCGCGACTGGCGGGGGGCGGGCCGTTGAAGATTGCGGCGTGTTATCCGCGGGCGGTGAAGTGGTTGTTTGCGAACGCGGGGGCGCCGCTGGATGCGGCGGCGACGGAGGTGTTGAACATGAGGACGCAACCGGCGGAGGAAGTGGTGGCCGGGCTTGAGTCTGGAGAGTTGAAACCGAATCTTCCGGCCGGTCGTCCTACGGCGGGTCCGGATGGGCAACCGACGGGGCAACCGACAGGGCAACCGACGGAGTCATCGACGGAATAA
- a CDS encoding glycine cleavage system protein H codes for MSETIFYKRATFVAHLPVGHRYTASHAWLAPAEGLEGVWRVGLTKFAQRMLGELVEVRYEVEAGAAVGLGDVVGNIEGFKAVSDLFCVVEGRFEGGNPELADGLEPLTRGVHHTWVYQVKGEPDPRVLDVTGYIGVLDDTIDRMLAKQQAEEAASTKGSATTS; via the coding sequence GTGAGCGAGACGATCTTCTACAAGCGCGCGACCTTTGTGGCCCATCTGCCGGTGGGGCATCGGTACACGGCGTCGCATGCGTGGCTGGCGCCGGCGGAGGGGTTGGAAGGGGTATGGCGGGTGGGGTTGACGAAGTTTGCGCAGCGAATGCTGGGGGAGCTGGTGGAAGTGCGGTACGAGGTGGAGGCTGGGGCGGCGGTGGGGTTGGGGGATGTGGTGGGAAACATCGAGGGGTTCAAGGCGGTGAGCGACCTTTTCTGTGTGGTGGAGGGGCGGTTCGAGGGGGGCAATCCGGAGTTGGCGGACGGGCTGGAACCGTTGACGCGTGGTGTTCATCATACCTGGGTGTACCAAGTGAAGGGTGAACCGGATCCGCGGGTGCTGGATGTGACCGGCTACATCGGGGTGCTGGACGACACGATTGACCGGATGCTGGCGAAGCAGCAGGCGGAAGAGGCGGCGTCCACGAAGGGGAGCGCGACTACGTCATGA
- a CDS encoding aminotransferase class V-fold PLP-dependent enzyme: MRYFDHNASSPLIEAARLAWLDSAHRTPGNPSSPHRPGARADHALQLARETLATRLGAPAHRLVWTSGATEANNTALHHVAHTSTGDVWISALEHPCVLAAATRWFPGRVQLIPARPSGVTDLDWIADRLPHHRPALIAVMAANNETGVLQPWPDLLRLCLHHGVPFLCDAAQWLGKLPAAGLGDCDFVSGCAHKFGGPPGTGFLLAPPNLKPLLVGGLQEDGRRAGTENVPGAAGCAAALLDREDALARIPHELRQRDRDAFEARIANAIPGLQIVGRNAPRLWNTSALLLPPVDCRRRWVVRLDKLGFAVSTGSACSSGREKPSHVLQALGLDATGDRLVRVSAGWETSADDWSALADALLTVAAEFGVLQDPAPAPNPARSNSDSTSSAVAPTLSLPARRSSARTGYHGRRAPSPSPPRS, from the coding sequence GTGCGGTACTTCGATCACAACGCCTCCTCGCCCCTCATCGAAGCCGCCCGCCTCGCCTGGCTCGATTCCGCCCACCGTACCCCCGGCAATCCCTCCAGCCCCCATCGCCCCGGCGCCCGCGCTGATCATGCCCTCCAACTCGCCCGCGAGACCCTCGCCACCCGCCTCGGCGCCCCCGCCCACCGCCTCGTCTGGACCTCCGGTGCCACCGAGGCCAATAACACCGCCCTCCATCATGTCGCCCACACCTCGACCGGCGACGTCTGGATCTCCGCCCTCGAACATCCCTGCGTCCTCGCCGCCGCCACCCGCTGGTTCCCCGGCCGTGTTCAACTCATCCCCGCCCGCCCGTCCGGCGTGACCGACCTCGACTGGATCGCCGATCGCCTCCCACACCATCGCCCTGCCCTGATTGCGGTCATGGCCGCCAACAACGAAACCGGCGTTCTCCAGCCCTGGCCCGACCTCCTCCGCCTCTGCCTTCACCATGGCGTCCCCTTCCTCTGCGATGCCGCCCAGTGGCTCGGCAAACTCCCCGCCGCCGGTCTCGGTGACTGCGACTTCGTCTCCGGCTGCGCCCACAAGTTCGGTGGCCCGCCCGGTACCGGCTTCCTCCTCGCCCCGCCCAACCTGAAACCTCTCCTCGTCGGCGGTCTCCAGGAGGACGGACGCCGCGCCGGTACCGAAAATGTCCCCGGCGCCGCCGGCTGCGCCGCCGCCCTCCTCGATCGCGAAGACGCCCTCGCCCGTATCCCCCACGAACTGCGCCAGCGCGACCGCGACGCCTTCGAAGCCCGCATCGCCAACGCCATTCCCGGTCTCCAGATCGTCGGCCGCAACGCCCCGCGCCTCTGGAACACCTCCGCCCTGCTCCTGCCCCCCGTCGATTGCCGCCGGCGCTGGGTGGTCCGTCTCGACAAACTCGGCTTCGCCGTCTCCACCGGCTCCGCCTGTTCCAGCGGCCGCGAAAAGCCCTCCCATGTCCTCCAGGCCCTCGGTCTCGACGCCACCGGCGACCGCCTCGTCCGCGTCAGTGCCGGCTGGGAAACGTCCGCAGACGACTGGTCGGCCCTGGCCGATGCCCTCCTGACCGTGGCCGCCGAGTTCGGCGTCCTTCAGGACCCGGCGCCCGCGCCAAATCCCGCCCGGAGCAACAGCGACTCCACCTCCTCCGCCGTCGCTCCGACCTTGTCCCTCCCGGCCCGCAGATCGTCCGCCCGCACCGGGTACCACGGCCGGCGCGCGCCATCGCCAAGTCCGCCCAGATCGTAG
- the ppdK gene encoding pyruvate, phosphate dikinase yields MAKTSTPKTKAPKYVYLFGNKKADGDGSMKALLGGKGANLAEMTRIGLPVPPGFTITTEVCTAYYENKKSYPKELQAQVEAGVAFLEKCLGKKFNSLDKPLLVSVRSGARDSMPGMMDTILNLGLNDQTVLALAKYSNNERFAWDCYRRFIQMYGDVVMGVQKRPGEDHEPFETVIEDLKHDHHEEDIEDTKLSVEDLKELVARFKKLIHERTGKQFPQDPWKQLWGAVGAVFGSWMNDRAIVYRRKYHIPAEWGTAVNVQAMVYGNTGETSGSGVAFTRDPATGEKVFYGEFLINAQGEDVVAGIRTPEPVAELKNHLPKAFKELDGIRKTLETHFKDVQDFEFTIEDGVVYMLQTRNGKRTGLAAVRFAIEMEKEGLIDWKTAIRRVPADQLDQVLAPVFDRKAVKSARCIAKGLPAGPGAASGRMYLNADRAAAAAARGERVLLVRNETSPEDLRGMIAAEGILTAKGGVSSHAALVARQMGKVCICGASALQIDYASKTVTVDGTTYREGDSISIDGTAGEVYPGEIPTAASEIVQVLVEKSLAAKDSVTFGMFRKLMDWCSKVTRLEVRTNADNPEQTENAIAFGATGIGLCRTEHMFFEGDRIDAMREMILADNVDDRKKALAKLLPYQREDFIGIFKALKGFPATIRFLDPPLHEFLPHDESAQKALATKIGVPVEKVTQRVKGLHEFNPMLGFRGCRLGIVYSEISEMQARAVFEAAAEVQKLGIKVKPEVMIPLVGFKKELELQVEVVHRVAREVMAEKKVKLNYLVGTMIEVPRGALTADEIAESAEFFSFGTNDLTQTCLGMSRDDSGSFLPAYTELEIVKANPFASIDQTGVGQLMKIAVEKGRQTRPNIKLGICGEHGGDPSSVKFCHKTGLSYVSCSPYRVPVARLAAAQAALEDAAAAKPAKAKAARKK; encoded by the coding sequence ATGGCAAAGACATCGACCCCCAAGACCAAGGCCCCCAAATACGTGTACCTGTTTGGGAACAAGAAGGCCGACGGCGACGGCTCCATGAAGGCGCTCCTCGGCGGCAAAGGCGCCAACCTCGCGGAGATGACCCGCATCGGCCTCCCGGTGCCCCCCGGCTTCACCATCACCACCGAGGTCTGCACCGCTTATTACGAGAACAAGAAGTCCTACCCGAAGGAACTCCAGGCCCAGGTCGAGGCCGGCGTGGCGTTCCTCGAGAAGTGTCTGGGCAAGAAGTTCAACAGCCTCGACAAACCGCTCCTCGTTTCCGTCCGTTCCGGCGCCCGTGACTCGATGCCCGGGATGATGGATACCATTCTCAACCTCGGCCTGAACGACCAGACGGTCCTGGCCCTCGCCAAGTACAGCAACAACGAGCGCTTCGCCTGGGACTGCTACCGCCGCTTCATCCAGATGTACGGCGACGTGGTCATGGGCGTTCAAAAGCGCCCCGGCGAAGATCATGAACCGTTCGAGACCGTCATCGAGGACCTCAAGCACGATCACCACGAGGAGGACATCGAGGATACCAAGCTCTCCGTCGAGGACCTCAAGGAACTGGTCGCCCGCTTCAAAAAGCTGATCCACGAACGCACCGGCAAGCAGTTTCCCCAGGACCCCTGGAAACAGTTGTGGGGCGCCGTCGGGGCCGTCTTCGGCTCCTGGATGAACGACCGCGCCATCGTCTATCGCCGCAAGTACCACATCCCCGCCGAATGGGGTACCGCCGTCAATGTCCAGGCCATGGTCTATGGCAATACCGGCGAAACCTCCGGCTCCGGCGTCGCCTTCACCCGCGATCCGGCCACCGGCGAAAAGGTCTTCTACGGCGAATTCCTCATCAATGCCCAAGGCGAAGACGTGGTGGCGGGCATCCGCACCCCGGAACCGGTCGCCGAACTCAAGAACCACCTCCCGAAGGCCTTCAAGGAACTCGACGGCATCCGCAAGACCCTCGAAACCCATTTCAAGGACGTCCAGGACTTCGAGTTCACCATCGAGGACGGCGTGGTGTACATGCTCCAGACCCGCAACGGCAAACGCACCGGCCTCGCCGCCGTCCGCTTCGCCATCGAGATGGAGAAGGAAGGCCTCATCGACTGGAAAACCGCCATCCGCCGCGTCCCGGCCGATCAGCTCGACCAGGTCCTCGCCCCGGTCTTCGACCGCAAAGCCGTCAAATCGGCACGCTGCATCGCCAAGGGTCTGCCCGCCGGTCCGGGCGCCGCGTCCGGTCGCATGTACCTCAACGCCGACCGCGCCGCCGCCGCCGCCGCCCGCGGAGAACGCGTCCTGCTCGTCCGCAACGAAACCTCCCCCGAGGACCTGCGCGGCATGATCGCCGCCGAGGGCATCCTCACCGCCAAGGGCGGTGTCAGTTCCCACGCCGCCCTCGTCGCCCGCCAGATGGGCAAGGTCTGCATCTGCGGCGCCAGCGCCCTCCAGATCGATTACGCCAGCAAAACCGTCACCGTGGACGGCACCACCTACCGCGAAGGCGACTCGATCTCGATCGATGGCACCGCCGGCGAGGTCTATCCGGGCGAGATCCCGACCGCCGCTTCGGAAATCGTCCAGGTGCTCGTCGAGAAGTCCCTGGCCGCCAAGGACAGCGTCACCTTCGGCATGTTCCGCAAACTCATGGACTGGTGCTCCAAGGTCACCCGCCTCGAAGTCCGCACCAACGCGGACAACCCCGAGCAGACCGAGAACGCCATCGCCTTCGGCGCGACGGGCATCGGACTGTGCCGCACCGAGCACATGTTCTTCGAGGGCGACCGCATCGACGCCATGCGCGAGATGATCCTCGCCGACAATGTGGACGACCGGAAAAAGGCGCTGGCCAAACTCCTCCCCTACCAGCGGGAGGACTTCATCGGGATCTTCAAGGCGCTCAAGGGATTCCCGGCCACCATCCGGTTCCTCGACCCGCCCCTCCACGAGTTCCTGCCCCACGACGAATCCGCCCAGAAGGCGCTCGCCACCAAGATCGGCGTGCCGGTCGAAAAGGTCACCCAGCGGGTCAAGGGTCTCCACGAATTCAATCCCATGCTCGGCTTCCGCGGCTGCCGCCTCGGCATCGTGTACTCCGAGATCTCCGAAATGCAGGCGCGCGCCGTCTTCGAGGCGGCTGCCGAGGTCCAGAAGCTCGGCATCAAGGTGAAGCCCGAAGTCATGATCCCCCTCGTCGGCTTCAAGAAGGAACTCGAACTCCAGGTCGAGGTCGTCCACCGCGTCGCCCGCGAAGTCATGGCCGAAAAGAAGGTGAAGCTCAATTACCTCGTCGGCACCATGATCGAAGTCCCCCGGGGCGCCCTCACCGCCGACGAAATCGCCGAATCGGCCGAGTTCTTCAGCTTCGGCACCAACGACCTCACCCAGACCTGTCTGGGCATGAGCCGTGACGATTCGGGCTCCTTCCTGCCGGCCTACACCGAGCTGGAAATCGTGAAGGCCAATCCCTTCGCCTCCATCGACCAGACCGGCGTCGGCCAGCTCATGAAGATCGCGGTCGAGAAGGGCCGCCAGACCCGGCCCAACATCAAGCTCGGCATCTGCGGCGAACACGGTGGCGATCCCTCCAGCGTCAAGTTCTGCCACAAGACCGGCCTGTCCTACGTGAGCTGCTCGCCTTACCGCGTCCCCGTCGCCCGCCTCGCCGCCGCCCAGGCCGCCCTCGAGGACGCCGCCGCGGCCAAGCCGGCCAAGGCCAAGGCCGCCAGGAAGAAGTAA
- a CDS encoding periplasmic heavy metal sensor, with amino-acid sequence MRRTLPILILGLLGAVGTYCLAYFAGTFSSRALLHSPQPELAWLQHEFKLTGQDLARITELHAGYLPRCMERCARIDELNTLLAAALHADMPVPAEIDSLLRERADMRVLCQSEMIDHFLQVSRTMPPDQGRRYLAWVWDNTSLRERPMDHSFRDATAIHTPGPMD; translated from the coding sequence ATGCGCCGCACCCTGCCCATCCTGATCCTGGGACTCCTCGGTGCCGTCGGCACCTACTGCCTCGCCTATTTCGCCGGTACGTTCTCGTCCCGGGCCCTCCTCCACAGCCCCCAACCCGAACTGGCCTGGCTCCAGCATGAGTTCAAGCTCACCGGCCAGGACCTCGCCCGGATCACCGAACTCCATGCCGGCTACCTGCCCCGATGCATGGAACGGTGTGCCCGGATCGACGAACTCAACACCCTCCTGGCCGCCGCCCTCCACGCCGACATGCCCGTCCCGGCGGAGATCGATTCCCTTCTGCGGGAACGCGCGGACATGCGCGTCCTCTGCCAGTCCGAGATGATCGATCACTTTCTCCAGGTGAGCCGAACCATGCCGCCCGATCAGGGTCGGCGCTATCTGGCCTGGGTCTGGGACAACACCTCCCTCCGTGAACGACCCATGGATCACAGCTTCCGGGATGCGACCGCCATCCACACACCCGGTCCCATGGACTGA